A stretch of DNA from Desulfosarcina ovata subsp. ovata:
GACGATGTCTCCGATATCCTTTCTCAGCATCGGCTCGCCGCCCGTGATATTCAGCCGGGTCATGCCGGGGGGGATTTTCTCGAGGATCTTCGGATCGAACTCCTCACTGGCCTTGCTGGGATATTTCCAGGTGTCACACATCCCGCATTTGGCGTTACACCGGTAGGTGGTTATGACTGCACATTCCATGACGTTTCACTTTTCAATTTTTTTGTTCTTTTTGGCTTCAATTAATACTTTGTAAAGATCAAGGGTTGCTTCAATAAACCTTTCCGGATTATTAACCGCCTCTACCTTTTTTCTCGCCCTCCTGCCCATGGCTTTGATTGCTGAAAGCGGCATTTTGTCAAATCTGGCGATAGTGCCAGCCAACTCCTCTGGCATGAAAGGTTCAAACAACAAACCTGTGTCGCCGTCATCCACAATTTCCGAAATTCCCCCGATTTTTGAGGCAATCACCGGCTTTCCGTATGCCATGGCTTCCAGTGCCGAATAGGGATAATTTTCATACCACTCGGAGGGGATGACAATTGCCTTCGCATTTTGAATGACCTTTTCAAGTGCATGCCCCTGCAAATACCCAAGGAGTTCGATATTTGGAACACCAGATTTCTCGATACGCGCCTGCAGCTCGGATTCTAAGCTGCCAGTCCCGGCAATTTTCAAATGCATGCCGTTCAGGCTGCCTTTCAGCCTGATAAATGCATCGATTAATGTTCCAACGCCTTTGATATCTTCTAAACGTCCTAAGTAAAGCAGATAGCTTTCAAACTCGTAGTGGGGTGTGAAATTTTCAACATCCAAAAAATTGGGCAAGTGAAGAAACTTTTTAGGATCGTACCCCGCATCGACAAACTTGTTTCTTAAAAACTGGCTGGGGGAGATGTATTTATCGATGCAGCTTTCATAGATGGGGCGAGAGTTGAACACTGTCTCAAGATAAGTGACAATCGAGGCGCCCATAGATCCTTTTTTACACCTATTCCGAACCACGTTGAAAAAATGCCTGCCCGTACACTTTTCACAAATCTGCTTCCCGTCGTGGAAATTCGTATTGGGGCATAATTCCTTATAGTCATGCAGCGTCCATACTACAGGGATAGCTTGTTTAGATATTTCCGGCAGAAAGGATTTGGTCAGGTGATGACGAACAGAGTGGAGGTGCGCAATGTCAGGCCGAA
This window harbors:
- a CDS encoding glycosyltransferase family 4 protein; its protein translation is MKIVIINSYHHLRGGDCRLAFDMAELLKNRGHEIHFFAMQGEKNIPCLDEQYFISHIDYRESLRNKSVINTVKVVSRSIFSKEAKRNIAKLIDDIRPDIAHLHSVRHHLTKSFLPEISKQAIPVVWTLHDYKELCPNTNFHDGKQICEKCTGRHFFNVVRNRCKKGSMGASIVTYLETVFNSRPIYESCIDKYISPSQFLRNKFVDAGYDPKKFLHLPNFLDVENFTPHYEFESYLLYLGRLEDIKGVGTLIDAFIRLKGSLNGMHLKIAGTGSLESELQARIEKSGVPNIELLGYLQGHALEKVIQNAKAIVIPSEWYENYPYSALEAMAYGKPVIASKIGGISEIVDDGDTGLLFEPFMPEELAGTIARFDKMPLSAIKAMGRRARKKVEAVNNPERFIEATLDLYKVLIEAKKNKKIEK